A genomic window from Leptolyngbya sp. BL0902 includes:
- a CDS encoding DUF1830 domain-containing protein, producing the protein MAQILDPIPSDSSKQVLCCYVNATSKIQIARITNVADWYFERVVFPGQRLMFETVPKALLEIHTGMMASAILSDTIPCERLAVDQDTLEVIAEPPPSPESSAEQPVAAAS; encoded by the coding sequence ATGGCACAAATTCTTGATCCCATCCCTTCCGATAGCTCCAAGCAGGTGCTCTGTTGCTATGTCAACGCCACCAGCAAAATTCAGATTGCTCGCATCACAAATGTAGCCGATTGGTATTTTGAACGGGTTGTCTTTCCGGGTCAACGCCTGATGTTTGAAACGGTTCCCAAGGCCTTGCTAGAGATTCACACGGGTATGATGGCGAGCGCCATTTTGTCGGACACCATTCCCTGCGAACGCCTCGCCGTTGACCAAGACACCCTTGAGGTCATTGCCGAACCGCCCCCGTCCCCAGAGTCCAGTGCCGAGCAGCCAGTGGCAGCGGCATCCTAG